A genomic region of Mitsuaria sp. 7 contains the following coding sequences:
- a CDS encoding MFS transporter produces MNTATTTASAAATGFPGLSPEQSAAQSRTRDIQTISLIGLAHGTSHFFHMLLPPLFPVFMREFGLSYSELGLLVTIFFVISGVGQALSGFLVDKTGARPVLFAALSCFVLASLAAGTAQGFAGLALAAALAGLGNSPFHPVDFTILNKRVSQQRLGHAFSVHGITGNLGWAVAPLLLISMHEATGQWRLGYVATAAWALFVIALLVFKRDAIDDTQGSWGHEKAGAAKAPVDEHPMAFLKLPSVWLCFSFFFFTTSALSAIQSFASPALSAMYGVSLASTAFVVTGYMLAGAAGMIVGGFLVAKSQNLERNIAGAMFVAAALLALTATGWLPATAALIAAATAGFGTGLAGPSRDMLIKRAAPPGATGRVYGTVYSGLDTGFAVAAPIFGALMDRHWNNAVFFGASFALLLGIGAASLVRQGKR; encoded by the coding sequence ATGAACACCGCCACCACCACCGCCAGCGCGGCCGCGACCGGATTTCCGGGGCTGAGCCCCGAACAGAGCGCCGCACAGAGCAGGACACGAGACATCCAGACCATCAGCCTGATCGGCCTGGCGCACGGCACCTCGCATTTCTTCCACATGCTGCTGCCGCCGCTGTTCCCGGTCTTCATGCGGGAGTTCGGGCTGAGCTATTCGGAGCTCGGCCTGCTGGTGACGATCTTCTTCGTGATCTCGGGCGTGGGGCAGGCGCTGTCGGGCTTCCTGGTCGACAAGACGGGCGCGCGGCCTGTGCTGTTCGCAGCGCTGAGCTGCTTCGTGCTGGCGTCGCTGGCGGCGGGCACGGCGCAGGGCTTCGCGGGGCTGGCGCTGGCCGCGGCGCTGGCCGGGCTGGGCAACTCGCCCTTCCACCCGGTGGACTTCACGATCCTGAACAAGCGGGTGTCGCAGCAGCGGCTGGGCCATGCGTTCTCGGTGCACGGTATCACCGGCAACCTGGGCTGGGCCGTGGCGCCGCTGCTGCTGATCTCGATGCACGAGGCGACCGGTCAATGGCGCCTGGGTTACGTCGCGACGGCGGCCTGGGCGCTGTTCGTGATCGCGCTGCTGGTCTTCAAGCGCGATGCGATCGACGACACGCAGGGCTCGTGGGGCCACGAGAAGGCCGGCGCGGCCAAGGCGCCGGTCGACGAGCATCCGATGGCCTTCCTGAAGCTGCCGTCGGTGTGGCTGTGCTTCTCGTTCTTCTTCTTCACGACCTCGGCGCTGAGCGCGATCCAGAGCTTCGCGTCGCCGGCGCTGTCGGCGATGTACGGCGTGAGCCTGGCGAGCACCGCCTTCGTGGTGACGGGCTACATGCTGGCCGGCGCGGCGGGGATGATCGTGGGCGGCTTCCTGGTGGCGAAGTCGCAGAACCTGGAGCGCAACATCGCCGGCGCGATGTTCGTCGCCGCGGCGCTGCTGGCGCTGACGGCGACCGGCTGGCTGCCGGCGACGGCGGCGTTGATCGCGGCGGCCACGGCGGGCTTCGGCACCGGCCTGGCGGGTCCGTCGCGCGACATGCTGATCAAGCGCGCCGCGCCGCCCGGAGCGACGGGCCGTGTGTACGGCACGGTGTACTCGGGCCTGGACACCGGCTTCGCGGTGGCGGCACCGATCTTCGGCGCGCTGATGGATCGCCACTGGAACAACGCGGTGTTCTTCGGCGCGTCGTTCGCGCTGCTGCTGGGCATCGGTGCGGCGAGTCTCGTGCGGCAGGGAAAGCGCTGA
- a CDS encoding helix-turn-helix domain-containing protein, translating into MAPPTQHQTQQLTQQRMAHPTPTLTRRTSLPPLDPRRYAPSAERPVRAKSRSLDGFMDIQAHLHTWGQFVFSVTGVVRVSTDRATFLVPPSRGVWIPAGVVHAVTAVERCELRTLYLLDPPDDGEVWTENRVLEVSPLLRALAVDLARDEIEPAGTAAGAVADREGWIGKLILDEIRRAPRLRLGVALPTDKRLRRLCEAVLAEPMRHASLDDWAAEVGASARTVSRLFRQELGSSYAQWRQQALLAEALRLAAHRKPMQVIAAELGYASASAFTAMVTRTVGMPPSRFFGQT; encoded by the coding sequence ATGGCCCCTCCGACCCAGCACCAGACGCAGCAACTGACGCAGCAACGGATGGCCCATCCGACGCCCACCCTCACCCGGCGCACCAGCCTGCCGCCGCTCGATCCGCGCCGCTACGCGCCCAGCGCCGAGCGCCCGGTGCGCGCCAAGTCGCGCAGCCTGGACGGGTTCATGGACATCCAGGCCCACCTCCACACCTGGGGTCAGTTCGTGTTCTCGGTGACCGGCGTCGTGCGTGTCAGCACCGACCGCGCCACATTCCTGGTGCCGCCCTCGCGCGGCGTCTGGATCCCCGCGGGTGTCGTCCACGCCGTGACCGCCGTCGAGCGCTGCGAGCTGCGCACGCTGTACCTGCTGGATCCCCCGGACGACGGCGAGGTCTGGACGGAGAACCGCGTCCTCGAGGTCTCGCCGCTGCTGCGCGCACTCGCGGTGGATCTCGCCCGCGACGAGATCGAGCCCGCTGGAACGGCGGCCGGGGCCGTGGCCGACCGCGAGGGCTGGATCGGCAAGCTCATCCTCGACGAGATCCGCCGCGCGCCGCGCCTGCGGCTCGGCGTCGCGCTGCCCACCGACAAGCGCCTGCGCCGCCTCTGCGAGGCCGTGCTGGCCGAGCCGATGCGCCATGCCAGCCTGGACGACTGGGCGGCGGAGGTCGGCGCGAGCGCGCGCACCGTCTCGCGCCTCTTCCGCCAGGAGCTGGGCAGCAGCTACGCGCAATGGCGCCAGCAGGCGCTGCTGGCCGAGGCCTTGCGGTTGGCCGCCCATCGCAAGCCGATGCAGGTCATCGCCGCGGAGCTCGGCTACGCCAGCGCCAGCGCCTTCACCGCGATGGTCACAAGGACGGTCGGCATGCCGCCGAGCCGGTTTTTCGGCCAGACCTAG
- a CDS encoding type II toxin-antitoxin system antitoxin SocA domain-containing protein, giving the protein MPYSPALVANAVLYRAKQRGFHVSHLKLQKLVFFTHAWRLALHNRAAVEERPEAWEHGPIFSTLYHRLRAPGTSSCATTSRPSSRRPMLTRN; this is encoded by the coding sequence ATGCCCTACTCACCCGCTCTCGTCGCCAATGCCGTGCTCTATCGAGCGAAACAGCGCGGCTTTCATGTGAGTCACTTGAAGCTGCAGAAGCTCGTCTTCTTTACGCACGCCTGGCGATTGGCATTGCACAACCGGGCCGCTGTCGAGGAGAGGCCGGAAGCGTGGGAGCATGGGCCGATCTTCAGCACGCTCTATCACCGGCTAAGGGCTCCGGGCACGAGCAGCTGCGCGACTACATCGCGACCGTCCAGCCGCAGACCAATGCTTACGCGGAATTGA
- a CDS encoding TenA family transcriptional regulator has product MPQTKAAFKEQLRSLLNSHLTMSHPIFDRLMDPQAKDIVLLLQVALQGYQLTKHFLGYVEHLFFHCPLPAFKRGLLINVYEEETGRLSKTDNHVVLMQRFIRALGISDEERDAALPLPATQDLIDYRLHAVRGRGSYHIGAAAVMIASEGQNLEVKAGEARHELLGKVYGLKEEDLLFFSVHQAEDVGHVEQGLNLVAELCDTDRLQQEAQHAVDHTCRLFYAMYDGMYREFCRPLVRRNAPGVVA; this is encoded by the coding sequence ATGCCGCAAACCAAGGCCGCCTTCAAGGAACAACTGCGATCGCTGCTGAACAGCCATCTGACGATGTCGCATCCCATCTTCGACCGCCTGATGGACCCGCAGGCGAAGGACATCGTGCTGCTGCTCCAGGTCGCGCTGCAGGGCTATCAGCTGACGAAGCACTTCCTGGGCTACGTCGAGCACCTGTTCTTCCACTGCCCGTTGCCGGCGTTCAAGCGCGGCCTGCTGATCAACGTGTACGAGGAGGAGACCGGCCGGCTCTCGAAGACCGACAACCACGTCGTGCTGATGCAGCGCTTCATCCGCGCGCTGGGCATCAGCGACGAGGAACGCGACGCCGCGCTGCCGCTGCCCGCCACGCAGGACCTGATCGACTACCGGCTGCATGCGGTGCGCGGCCGCGGCAGCTATCACATCGGCGCCGCCGCCGTGATGATCGCCAGCGAGGGCCAGAACCTGGAGGTCAAGGCCGGCGAGGCCCGCCACGAGCTGCTGGGCAAGGTCTACGGCTTGAAGGAGGAGGACCTGCTGTTCTTCTCCGTCCACCAGGCCGAGGACGTCGGCCATGTCGAGCAGGGATTGAACCTCGTGGCCGAACTGTGCGACACCGACCGGCTGCAGCAGGAGGCCCAGCACGCGGTCGACCACACCTGCCGGCTGTTCTACGCCATGTACGACGGCATGTACCGCGAGTTCTGCCGTCCGCTGGTGCGCCGCAACGCCCCGGGAGTGGTCGCATGA
- the nadB gene encoding L-aspartate oxidase → MTAAVRTDAALAPVVIVGAGLAGLTVALHLADRVPVIVLAKRELNEAATAWAQGGIVGVLGSDDSIESHVRDTQEAGAGLVDEATARYIAERSADAVGWLVAQGVPFTLDEQGPLGLHLTREGGHAVRRIAHAADATGKAIHDALLAKAQAHPNIELRQRWMALDLITSRHVQREEPSRCYGIYALDMDAQRVDAIAARAVVMATGGAGKVYRYTTNPDTSTGDGIAMAWRASCRIANMEFIQFHPTCLYHPQERSFLITEALRGEGGHLKLPDGTRFMAAHDERLELAPRDVVARAIDFEMKKHGLDHVWLDATHLGEAFLKEHFPTVHARCLALGIDIARQPIPVVPAVHFTCGGVVSDLQGRADLPGLYAVGETAHTGLHGANRLASNSLLECVVLGQGCASDILSQEVLPPAPLPAWDESQVEDADEQVVIAHNWDELRSLMWNYVGIVRTTKRLERALHRIDLLRAEIDDYYANFRVSRDLLELRNLVDCAELIVRSALLRHESRGLHYSRDYPRTLPASLPTVLVRNGNTR, encoded by the coding sequence ATGACAGCAGCTGTTCGGACCGACGCCGCGCTGGCGCCGGTGGTGATCGTGGGTGCCGGCCTGGCCGGATTGACCGTGGCGCTTCACCTCGCCGACCGTGTGCCGGTGATCGTGCTGGCCAAGCGGGAGCTCAACGAGGCCGCCACCGCCTGGGCGCAGGGCGGGATCGTCGGGGTGCTGGGCTCGGACGACAGCATCGAGAGCCATGTGCGCGACACGCAGGAGGCCGGCGCCGGCCTCGTCGACGAAGCCACCGCGCGCTACATCGCCGAACGCAGCGCCGACGCCGTCGGCTGGCTGGTGGCGCAGGGCGTGCCGTTCACGCTTGACGAACAGGGGCCGCTCGGCCTGCACCTGACGCGCGAGGGCGGCCACGCGGTGCGCCGCATCGCCCACGCCGCGGACGCCACCGGCAAGGCCATCCACGATGCGCTGCTGGCCAAGGCGCAGGCGCATCCCAACATCGAGCTGCGTCAGCGCTGGATGGCGCTGGACCTGATCACCTCGCGCCATGTGCAGCGCGAGGAGCCGTCACGCTGCTACGGCATCTACGCGCTGGACATGGACGCCCAGCGCGTCGATGCGATCGCGGCGCGCGCGGTCGTGATGGCCACGGGCGGCGCCGGCAAGGTCTACCGCTACACGACCAATCCGGACACCTCCACCGGCGACGGCATCGCCATGGCCTGGCGCGCGAGCTGCCGCATCGCCAACATGGAGTTCATCCAGTTCCATCCGACCTGCCTGTACCACCCGCAGGAGCGCAGCTTCCTGATCACGGAGGCGCTGCGCGGGGAGGGCGGTCACCTGAAGCTGCCGGACGGCACGCGCTTCATGGCCGCGCACGACGAGCGGCTCGAACTCGCGCCGCGCGACGTGGTCGCCCGCGCGATCGACTTCGAGATGAAGAAGCACGGCCTGGACCACGTGTGGCTCGACGCCACGCACCTGGGCGAAGCTTTCCTGAAGGAACACTTCCCGACCGTCCACGCGCGTTGCCTCGCGCTGGGCATCGACATCGCTCGCCAGCCGATCCCGGTCGTGCCGGCGGTGCACTTCACCTGCGGCGGCGTGGTGTCGGACCTGCAGGGCCGCGCCGATCTGCCCGGCCTCTACGCGGTCGGCGAGACCGCCCACACCGGCCTGCACGGCGCCAACCGGCTGGCGAGCAACTCGCTGCTGGAATGCGTCGTGCTCGGCCAGGGCTGTGCGTCCGACATCCTGTCGCAGGAGGTGCTCCCGCCCGCGCCGCTGCCGGCCTGGGACGAAAGCCAGGTCGAGGACGCGGACGAGCAGGTCGTCATCGCCCACAACTGGGATGAGCTGCGCTCGCTGATGTGGAACTACGTCGGCATCGTGCGCACGACCAAACGGCTGGAACGCGCGCTTCACCGCATCGACCTGCTGCGCGCGGAGATCGACGACTACTACGCGAACTTCCGCGTCAGCCGCGATCTGCTGGAGCTGCGCAACCTGGTCGATTGCGCGGAACTCATCGTGCGATCAGCGCTGCTGCGGCACGAGAGCCGCGGGCTGCACTACAGCCGCGACTACCCGCGCACGCTGCCGGCGAGCCTGCCGACGGTGCTGGTGCGCAACGGGAATACGCGTTGA
- a CDS encoding late competence development ComFB family protein, protein MDFTSLYNHHEREVFAAVMETAPQFPEIHREAELLADVACVALNRLPPRYIRHAVDYSFYLTEQERLDVDAAIKEAVSYAYNFVQARSVLRTKQR, encoded by the coding sequence ATGGACTTCACCTCGCTCTACAACCATCACGAACGCGAAGTGTTTGCCGCGGTGATGGAGACTGCCCCGCAGTTCCCCGAGATCCATCGTGAAGCCGAACTGCTGGCCGATGTGGCCTGCGTCGCGCTGAACCGGCTGCCGCCGCGCTACATCCGTCATGCCGTCGACTACTCGTTCTACCTCACCGAGCAGGAACGCTTGGACGTCGACGCCGCGATCAAGGAAGCGGTCAGCTACGCCTACAACTTCGTGCAAGCACGCAGCGTCCTTCGCACGAAGCAGCGCTGA
- a CDS encoding GlxA family transcriptional regulator, whose protein sequence is MKNVYFLMVPSTHLLDLAGPLQVIHSVGEVGAATVDVRCIGPEVSVGAFQPLTLTDIRPLPRALPPDAVLFVIGSKLTPALMRSTAWRKSVDWLARLGRERPDGLRICGVCSGTFLLAEAGLLEGRLCTTHHRFIARLRTASPTATVLENRVFVEDGDLLTSAGVTSGIDLALHLVSQAFGEDVAIQVARENVVNFRRFGADPELSAATRHRAHGNQRIHAIQDVIASRLHAGVTIDELAAQAGLSERHLARLFLAETGVTIKQYQIALRMDLARRLMTSSRLSLENIAASCGYGSVQAFRANWNKHERLPPSLLRRGGGALQPDA, encoded by the coding sequence ATGAAGAACGTCTACTTCCTGATGGTCCCGTCGACGCACCTGCTGGATCTGGCCGGACCGCTGCAGGTCATCCACTCGGTCGGCGAGGTGGGCGCCGCGACCGTCGACGTGCGCTGCATCGGGCCGGAGGTCTCGGTCGGCGCCTTCCAGCCGCTGACGCTGACCGACATCCGCCCGCTGCCGCGCGCGTTGCCGCCGGACGCGGTGCTGTTCGTGATCGGCAGCAAGCTGACGCCGGCGCTCATGCGCTCGACGGCCTGGCGGAAATCGGTCGACTGGCTGGCGCGGCTGGGACGCGAACGGCCCGACGGGCTGCGGATCTGCGGCGTCTGCTCCGGCACCTTCCTGCTGGCCGAGGCCGGTCTGCTCGAGGGTCGGCTGTGCACCACCCATCACCGCTTCATCGCGCGGCTGCGCACGGCCAGCCCGACGGCGACGGTGCTGGAGAACCGCGTGTTCGTCGAGGACGGCGATCTGCTCACGTCCGCCGGGGTCACCTCGGGCATCGACCTCGCGCTGCATCTGGTGTCGCAGGCGTTCGGCGAAGACGTCGCCATCCAGGTCGCGCGCGAGAACGTGGTGAACTTCCGCCGCTTCGGCGCCGACCCGGAGCTGTCCGCGGCGACGCGCCATCGCGCGCACGGCAACCAGCGCATCCATGCCATCCAGGACGTGATCGCCTCGCGCCTGCATGCCGGCGTGACGATCGACGAGCTGGCCGCGCAGGCCGGCCTGAGCGAGCGCCACCTGGCCCGACTGTTCCTCGCCGAGACCGGCGTGACCATCAAGCAGTACCAGATCGCCCTGCGCATGGACCTGGCGCGCCGGCTGATGACCAGTTCCCGGCTGTCGCTGGAGAACATCGCCGCGTCCTGCGGCTATGGCAGCGTGCAGGCTTTCCGCGCCAACTGGAACAAGCACGAGCGCCTGCCGCCCTCGCTGCTGCGGCGCGGCGGCGGCGCCCTGCAGCCCGATGCTTAG
- the nadA gene encoding quinolinate synthase NadA, protein MEQVLYDFARQDADGATCTAHAWAKVPAPLTPSQRSQLKARAAELLKAKGAVLVAHYYVDGDLQDLAQESGGIVSDSLEMARFGRDHAAQTLVVAGVKFMGESAKILSPEKRVLMPDLDATCSLDLGCPADDFAAFCDAHPDRTVVVYANTSAAVKARADWMVTSSCALEIVSELKARGEKILWAPDRHLGRYIQEQTGADMLMWNGACIVHDEFKGLELELLREQHPDAMILVHPESPASVVAQADVVGSTSALIKAVVEGTAREYVVATDNGILHAMRQMAPGKVLIEAPTAGNSATCKSCAHCPWMAMNGLQGLVDCLERGTGEIFVDEAIRVEAKSCIDRMLDFTAKLKAKKAAEAGAMVPGIGAA, encoded by the coding sequence ATGGAACAGGTTCTCTACGACTTCGCCCGCCAGGATGCGGACGGCGCCACCTGCACGGCCCATGCGTGGGCCAAGGTACCGGCACCGTTGACGCCCAGCCAGCGCTCGCAACTCAAGGCGCGTGCCGCCGAACTGCTCAAGGCCAAGGGGGCGGTGCTCGTCGCCCATTACTACGTCGACGGCGACCTGCAGGACCTCGCGCAGGAAAGCGGCGGCATCGTCTCCGACTCGCTGGAAATGGCGCGCTTCGGCCGTGATCACGCGGCGCAGACGCTGGTCGTCGCGGGCGTCAAGTTCATGGGCGAAAGCGCCAAGATCCTCAGCCCCGAGAAGCGCGTGCTGATGCCCGACCTGGACGCGACCTGCTCGCTGGACCTGGGTTGCCCGGCCGACGACTTCGCGGCGTTCTGCGATGCGCATCCGGATCGCACCGTCGTCGTCTACGCCAACACCAGCGCCGCAGTGAAGGCGCGCGCGGACTGGATGGTCACCAGCTCCTGCGCGCTGGAGATCGTCAGCGAGCTCAAGGCCCGCGGCGAGAAGATCCTGTGGGCGCCCGACCGTCACCTGGGTCGCTACATCCAGGAGCAGACCGGCGCCGACATGCTGATGTGGAACGGCGCCTGCATCGTCCACGACGAGTTCAAGGGCCTCGAACTGGAACTGCTGCGCGAGCAGCATCCGGACGCGATGATCCTGGTCCACCCGGAGTCGCCGGCCTCGGTGGTGGCGCAGGCGGACGTGGTGGGCTCCACCTCGGCGCTGATCAAGGCCGTGGTCGAAGGCACCGCCCGCGAATACGTCGTCGCCACCGACAACGGCATCCTGCATGCGATGCGCCAGATGGCGCCGGGCAAGGTGCTGATCGAAGCGCCGACGGCGGGCAACAGCGCGACCTGCAAGAGCTGCGCGCACTGCCCGTGGATGGCGATGAACGGCCTGCAGGGGCTGGTCGACTGCCTGGAGCGCGGCACCGGCGAGATCTTCGTCGACGAGGCGATCCGCGTCGAAGCGAAGTCGTGCATCGACCGCATGCTGGACTTCACCGCGAAGCTGAAGGCGAAAAAGGCGGCCGAAGCGGGCGCGATGGTGCCGGGCATCGGCGCGGCCTGA
- a CDS encoding GNAT family N-acetyltransferase, with protein sequence MHSTNASVASHDWPDQIDDRVAAELIGLINSTVSDGGTLGYEQVLTPHQEVQFIAGLRVGIASGRTHLLLGRVDGRPAFMALLHLNGMANCRHRAELAKGVVHPDFRGLHLVPLAFREIARLAERLDVEQLVLDVRENTRAHRLWQFFGFETYGVLEDYARVGGEVHRGHFMAQAVRSLRRRVDASPAH encoded by the coding sequence ATGCACTCAACGAATGCAAGTGTTGCCAGTCACGACTGGCCCGATCAGATCGACGACCGCGTCGCCGCGGAACTGATCGGATTGATCAACAGCACGGTCTCCGACGGCGGCACGCTGGGCTACGAGCAAGTCCTGACCCCGCATCAGGAAGTCCAGTTTATTGCTGGCCTGCGGGTGGGCATCGCCTCGGGCCGGACCCACCTGCTGCTGGGCCGCGTCGACGGCCGGCCGGCCTTCATGGCGCTGCTGCATCTCAACGGCATGGCGAACTGCCGCCACCGCGCCGAACTGGCCAAGGGCGTCGTCCATCCCGACTTCCGCGGCCTGCATCTGGTGCCGCTCGCCTTCCGCGAGATCGCGCGGCTGGCCGAACGGCTGGATGTCGAGCAGCTGGTGCTGGACGTGCGCGAGAACACCCGCGCCCATCGCCTCTGGCAGTTCTTCGGCTTCGAGACCTATGGCGTGCTGGAGGACTACGCGCGCGTTGGCGGCGAAGTCCATCGCGGCCACTTCATGGCGCAGGCGGTGCGCTCGCTGCGCCGGCGCGTCGACGCCTCGCCGGCGCATTGA